One stretch of Variovorax sp. TBS-050B DNA includes these proteins:
- the hpnE gene encoding hydroxysqualene dehydroxylase HpnE yields the protein MKTAIVGAGWAGLACAVEAVRLGHAVTLFEAAPTAGGRARRVDHMHGMALDNGQHILIGAYTATLTLMRELGVDPERTLLRMPLSLRFADGGGLALPKLPPPFDLLAGIVTARGWTWRDKAALLRTATRWRLAGFRCDADTTVAALCAGLTQRVMQELIEPLCVSALNTPVAQSSGQVFLRVLNDALFSGRGGADLLLPRTDLGALLPDAALAWLARHGAALRIGTRVRTIAPAGGRWQVDGESFDRVVLACAPWDAARLVRAAGVPAEHWCTAAEALRFEAIATVYLCGASPLAAPMLALRSDPARAPAQFVFDRGQLGGPEGVLAMVVSANATARETLERQTLAQADWQLGQSGLQIVQTVVEKRATFACLPGLARPPMAIAPGLAACGDYIEGPYPATLEGAVLSGLAAARATPP from the coding sequence ATGAAGACCGCCATCGTCGGCGCCGGCTGGGCCGGCCTGGCCTGCGCGGTCGAGGCCGTGCGTCTGGGCCACGCCGTCACGTTGTTCGAGGCGGCCCCCACCGCCGGCGGCCGCGCGCGCCGTGTCGACCACATGCACGGCATGGCGCTCGACAATGGCCAGCACATCCTGATCGGCGCCTACACCGCCACGCTGACGCTGATGCGCGAACTGGGCGTGGACCCGGAGCGCACGCTGCTGCGAATGCCGCTGTCGCTGCGCTTCGCCGATGGCGGCGGCCTGGCACTGCCGAAGTTGCCGCCGCCCTTCGACCTGCTGGCCGGCATCGTCACCGCACGCGGCTGGACCTGGCGCGACAAGGCCGCGTTGCTGCGCACCGCCACGCGATGGCGGCTTGCGGGTTTCCGCTGCGATGCCGACACCACCGTGGCCGCGCTCTGCGCCGGCCTCACGCAGCGCGTGATGCAGGAACTGATCGAGCCGCTCTGCGTCTCGGCGCTCAACACGCCGGTCGCGCAATCGAGCGGGCAGGTGTTCCTGCGCGTGCTGAACGACGCGCTCTTCAGCGGCCGCGGCGGTGCCGACCTGCTGCTGCCGCGCACCGACCTCGGCGCGCTGCTGCCCGATGCAGCGCTCGCCTGGCTGGCGCGGCACGGCGCCGCGCTGCGCATCGGCACGCGCGTGCGCACGATCGCGCCCGCGGGCGGACGCTGGCAGGTCGATGGCGAAAGCTTCGACCGCGTGGTCCTGGCCTGCGCGCCCTGGGACGCCGCCCGGCTCGTGCGCGCCGCAGGCGTGCCGGCCGAGCACTGGTGCACCGCCGCCGAGGCGTTGCGCTTCGAGGCCATCGCCACCGTCTACCTGTGCGGCGCCTCGCCGCTCGCGGCGCCGATGCTCGCGCTGCGCAGCGACCCCGCGCGCGCGCCGGCGCAGTTCGTGTTCGATCGCGGCCAGCTCGGCGGCCCGGAGGGCGTGCTCGCGATGGTCGTCAGCGCCAACGCCACGGCGCGCGAAACGCTCGAGCGGCAGACGCTCGCGCAGGCCGACTGGCAGCTCGGCCAGTCGGGCCTGCAGATCGTGCAGACCGTGGTCGAGAAGCGCGCCACTTTCGCCTGCCTGCCCGGCCTCGCGCGCCCGCCGATGGCGATCGCGCCGGGCCTTGCGGCCTGCGGCGACTACATCGAAGGCCCCTACCCTGCTACGCTCGAAGGCGCCGTCCTCAGCGGACTGGCGGCCGCGCGCGCCACCCCACCATGA
- the hpnD gene encoding presqualene diphosphate synthase HpnD, whose product MNPEQYVQDKAAASGSSFYYAFLFLPKPRRAAITAFYAFCREIDDVVDEVSDPGVAATKLAWWRTEVAQSFAGTPRHPVMQALMPHAATYGIEARQLDEVIDGCQMDLDQTRYLDFPGLARYCHLVAGVVGEVAARIFGQSDAGTTAYAHKLGLALQLTNIIRDVGEDAMRGRIYLPVNELQQFDVKAHEILNRVHSDRFVALMKFQAARAHAAYDDALARLPAADRRAQKPGLMMASIYRTLLREIERDDFQVLHQRVSLTPVRKFWLAWKVQALGRI is encoded by the coding sequence ATGAATCCCGAGCAATACGTCCAGGACAAGGCCGCCGCCTCGGGCAGCAGTTTCTATTACGCGTTCCTGTTCCTGCCCAAGCCGCGGCGCGCCGCGATCACCGCCTTCTACGCCTTCTGCCGCGAGATCGACGACGTGGTCGACGAGGTCAGCGACCCCGGCGTGGCCGCGACCAAGCTCGCCTGGTGGCGCACCGAGGTGGCGCAGTCCTTCGCCGGCACCCCGCGCCATCCGGTCATGCAGGCCCTGATGCCGCACGCCGCGACCTACGGCATCGAGGCCCGCCAGCTCGACGAGGTGATCGACGGCTGCCAGATGGACCTCGACCAGACGCGCTACCTCGACTTCCCCGGCCTCGCGCGCTACTGCCACCTGGTGGCCGGCGTGGTGGGCGAAGTCGCGGCCCGCATCTTCGGCCAGAGCGACGCCGGCACCACCGCCTACGCGCACAAGCTCGGCCTCGCGCTGCAGCTCACCAACATCATCCGCGACGTGGGCGAGGACGCGATGCGCGGACGCATCTACCTGCCGGTCAACGAACTGCAGCAGTTCGACGTGAAGGCGCACGAGATCCTCAACCGCGTGCACTCGGACCGCTTCGTCGCACTGATGAAGTTCCAGGCCGCCCGCGCGCACGCCGCCTACGACGACGCCCTCGCGCGGCTGCCCGCCGCCGACCGGCGCGCGCAGAAGCCCGGGCTCATGATGGCGAGCATCTACCGCACGCTGCTGCGCGAGATCGAGCGCGACGACTTCCAGGTGCTCCACCAGCGCGTGAGCCTGACGCCGGTGCGCAAGTTCTGGCTGGCGTGGAAGGTGCAGGCGCTCGGGCGGATATGA
- a CDS encoding HAD-IA family hydrolase yields MTSASSALANAEPLDIQRISAISLDLDDTLWPIWPTIERAEAVLHQWLLREAPKTAALLVTPGVLRQLREATAKERSDLAHDLSALRRESIRTALRHAGEDPALADPAFDAFFAERQRVTLYDDALPALKWLSERYPLVAISNGNADIHQTGVGRWFRTAFNARAFGSGKPHAPIFRAAAASVGLLPKDVLHVGDDAELDVVGALNAGMQAAWLVRDERPWAHGARPQLIVPNLHALCVALGA; encoded by the coding sequence ATGACCTCCGCCTCCTCGGCGCTCGCGAACGCAGAGCCCCTCGACATCCAGCGCATTTCCGCGATCTCGCTCGACCTGGACGACACCCTCTGGCCGATCTGGCCGACCATCGAACGCGCCGAGGCGGTGCTGCACCAGTGGCTGCTGCGCGAGGCGCCCAAGACCGCCGCGCTGCTGGTCACGCCGGGCGTGCTGCGCCAGTTGCGCGAGGCCACCGCCAAGGAGCGTTCGGACCTGGCGCACGACCTCAGCGCGCTGCGCCGCGAATCGATCCGCACCGCGCTGCGCCACGCGGGGGAAGACCCGGCGCTCGCCGACCCGGCCTTCGACGCCTTCTTTGCCGAACGCCAGCGCGTGACGCTGTACGACGATGCGCTGCCTGCGCTCAAGTGGCTCAGCGAGCGCTATCCGCTGGTCGCCATTTCCAACGGCAACGCCGACATCCACCAGACGGGTGTCGGACGCTGGTTCCGCACCGCCTTCAACGCGCGCGCCTTCGGCAGCGGCAAGCCGCATGCGCCGATCTTCCGCGCCGCGGCGGCATCGGTCGGGCTGCTGCCCAAGGACGTGCTGCACGTGGGTGACGACGCCGAGCTCGACGTGGTCGGCGCCCTCAACGCCGGCATGCAGGCCGCGTGGCTCGTGCGCGACGAGCGGCCGTGGGCGCACGGGGCGCGCCCGCAGCTGATCGTGCCGAACCTGCACGCGCTGTGCGTGGCGCTCGGCGCCTGA
- a CDS encoding DUF1993 domain-containing protein produces MALSMYDLSVPVFSRGLGQLTHLLEKSLAHARANDIDPQTLVDARLAPDMLTLAGQIQRASDASKLGVARIAGITAPSFADEEKSYDELFARIAKTQDFLATVDRTLIDGHEDRPVTIKAREGEAHFTAERYLLQFALPNFFFHVTTAYGVLRHKGMPIGKLDYLGRF; encoded by the coding sequence ATGGCGCTTTCGATGTACGACCTGTCCGTTCCGGTTTTCTCGCGCGGGCTCGGCCAGCTCACCCACCTGCTCGAGAAGAGCCTGGCGCATGCCCGCGCCAACGACATCGATCCGCAGACCCTGGTGGACGCGCGGCTCGCGCCCGACATGCTCACGCTCGCGGGCCAGATCCAGCGCGCGAGCGATGCGTCGAAGCTCGGCGTGGCGCGCATCGCGGGCATCACGGCACCGAGCTTTGCCGACGAGGAGAAAAGCTACGACGAGCTGTTCGCGCGCATCGCGAAGACGCAGGATTTCCTGGCCACCGTGGACCGCACGCTGATCGACGGCCATGAGGACCGCCCCGTGACCATCAAGGCGCGCGAGGGCGAGGCGCACTTCACGGCCGAGCGCTACCTGCTGCAGTTCGCGCTGCCCAACTTCTTCTTCCACGTGACCACCGCCTACGGCGTGCTGCGCCACAAGGGCATGCCGATCGGAAAGTTGGACTATCTGGGCCGGTTCTGA
- the hemH gene encoding ferrochelatase, translating into MPQDPGNHASIPSRTAVLWCNLGSPDAPTAAAVRPYLAEFLGDPRVVEIPRLLWAPILYGVILRTRPAKSAAKYASIWMPEGSPLKVWTEKQATLLAGWLGERGHRLTVRDAMRYASPSIASRLDALQAAGVSRVLVLQAYPQYSATTTASVLDAVADWSRGQRRIPEFRFVNDYHDDPGYIEALALRIEQHWKTEGRGEVLLMSFHGIPARNIALGDPYQVQCLETARLLGGRLGLPEAQYRVTFQSRFGRARWLEPYTEPTLRELGASGVKRVDVVCPGFPADCLETLEEIAMEGREAFLHAGGQAFSYIPCLNDSPAWITALAGIAERNLAGWPTAPPAEAQNRPR; encoded by the coding sequence ATGCCTCAAGACCCCGGGAACCACGCTTCCATCCCCTCGCGCACCGCCGTTCTCTGGTGCAACCTGGGCTCGCCCGATGCCCCCACCGCCGCGGCCGTCCGCCCCTACCTCGCGGAGTTCCTGGGCGACCCGCGCGTGGTCGAGATTCCCCGGCTGCTCTGGGCGCCGATCCTGTACGGCGTCATCCTGCGCACCCGGCCTGCCAAGTCGGCCGCCAAGTACGCGAGCATCTGGATGCCCGAGGGTTCGCCGCTCAAGGTGTGGACCGAGAAGCAGGCCACGCTGCTCGCGGGCTGGCTCGGCGAGCGCGGCCATCGGCTGACGGTGCGCGACGCGATGCGCTACGCCAGCCCCTCGATCGCCTCGCGCCTCGATGCGCTCCAGGCCGCGGGCGTGTCGCGCGTGCTGGTGCTGCAGGCCTACCCGCAGTATTCGGCCACCACCACCGCGAGCGTGCTCGATGCCGTGGCCGACTGGAGCCGCGGGCAGCGGCGCATCCCGGAGTTCCGCTTCGTCAATGACTACCACGACGATCCCGGCTACATCGAAGCCCTCGCGCTGCGCATCGAGCAGCACTGGAAGACCGAAGGCCGCGGCGAAGTGCTGTTGATGAGCTTCCACGGCATTCCGGCGCGCAACATCGCGCTCGGCGATCCGTACCAGGTCCAGTGCCTCGAGACCGCGCGCCTGCTCGGCGGGCGGCTCGGGCTGCCGGAGGCGCAGTACCGCGTGACCTTCCAGTCGCGCTTCGGCCGCGCCAGGTGGCTCGAGCCCTACACCGAACCCACGCTGCGCGAACTCGGCGCGAGCGGCGTGAAGCGGGTCGACGTCGTGTGCCCCGGCTTCCCGGCCGACTGCCTCGAAACCCTCGAGGAGATCGCCATGGAGGGCCGCGAGGCCTTCCTGCATGCGGGCGGCCAGGCCTTCAGCTACATCCCCTGCCTCAACGACAGCCCGGCCTGGATCACCGCGCTCGCGGGCATCGCCGAGCGCAACCTCGCGGGCTGGCCGACCGCGCCGCCGGCCGAGGCTCAGAACCGGCCCAGATAG
- a CDS encoding NIPSNAP family protein, protein MVTCYLRYIVDPYKLKEFEHYGKLWIPLVEKFGGRHHGYFLPSEGANNVALAMFSFPSLAAYETYRSDSMQDAECQAAFRYAEETRCILSYERSFFRPVFA, encoded by the coding sequence ATGGTCACCTGCTACCTGCGCTACATCGTCGATCCCTACAAGCTCAAGGAATTCGAACACTACGGCAAGCTGTGGATCCCGCTGGTCGAGAAGTTCGGCGGCCGGCACCACGGCTACTTCCTGCCGTCGGAAGGCGCGAACAACGTGGCGCTCGCGATGTTCAGTTTTCCGAGCCTCGCGGCCTACGAGACCTACCGCAGCGATTCGATGCAGGACGCCGAATGCCAGGCCGCATTCCGCTATGCCGAAGAGACCCGCTGCATCCTCAGCTACGAGCGCAGCTTCTTCCGGCCGGTGTTCGCGTAG
- a CDS encoding alpha/beta hydrolase, with amino-acid sequence MNPRSNYAQLAGLEVHWLEWGVADAPAVIAWHGLARTCRDMDELAQHFAVRGFRVICPDTIGRGLSQWSARPDEEYKLSFYARLAAALCDELALDSVHWVGTSMGGAIGTVCASGLFEPRMKARIASLVLNDNAPELAQPAIERIRAYAGEPPAFATVAELEAFFRTVYKPYGWLSDAQWRRLTESSTRRLSDGRVTPHYDPAMVRQFSAHDDDYLIWPHYDAIDVPVLCLRGAESDLVLPAVTARMQQRGPGAAGLLKVVEIEGCGHAPALNVPEQLELVEGFIRAARR; translated from the coding sequence ATGAATCCACGTTCGAACTATGCGCAGCTCGCGGGCCTCGAAGTCCACTGGCTCGAATGGGGCGTGGCCGATGCGCCCGCGGTCATCGCCTGGCACGGCCTCGCGCGCACCTGCCGCGACATGGACGAGCTCGCCCAGCACTTCGCGGTGCGCGGCTTCCGCGTGATCTGCCCCGACACCATCGGCCGCGGTCTGAGCCAGTGGAGCGCGCGGCCCGACGAGGAATACAAGCTCTCGTTCTATGCCCGCCTCGCGGCCGCGCTGTGCGACGAACTGGCGCTCGACAGCGTGCACTGGGTCGGCACCTCGATGGGCGGCGCGATCGGTACGGTCTGCGCGTCGGGCCTGTTCGAGCCGCGCATGAAGGCGCGCATCGCCAGCCTGGTGCTCAACGACAACGCGCCCGAGCTCGCGCAGCCGGCGATCGAACGGATCCGCGCCTATGCCGGCGAGCCGCCGGCCTTCGCCACCGTGGCCGAGCTCGAAGCCTTCTTCCGCACCGTCTACAAGCCCTACGGCTGGCTCAGCGACGCGCAGTGGCGCCGCCTGACCGAAAGCTCCACGCGCCGCCTGTCCGACGGCCGGGTCACGCCGCACTACGACCCGGCCATGGTCCGGCAGTTCAGCGCGCACGACGACGACTACCTGATCTGGCCGCACTACGACGCCATCGACGTGCCCGTGCTGTGCCTGCGCGGCGCCGAATCGGACCTGGTGCTGCCCGCGGTGACCGCCCGGATGCAGCAGCGCGGACCCGGGGCCGCCGGCCTGCTGAAGGTGGTCGAGATCGAGGGTTGCGGCCACGCGCCCGCGCTCAACGTGCCCGAACAACTGGAGCTGGTCGAAGGGTTTATCCGCGCCGCCCGTCGCTGA
- the hpnC gene encoding squalene synthase HpnC encodes MDDGGGVPRLADNRRVSAPSPTAAPPAHYENFPVASWLCPPHLRAPIAAIYHFARTADDIADEGDASPDERLADLHAYRQELAAAAQGGVRADSRWPQVFAPLVHEMARFSLPEALLADLLSAFVQDIEKTRDRGSYADRAELLDYCRRSANPVGRLLLHLYGVHDPEALAQSDAICSALQLINFWQDPSVDLPRERFYFPLADCARRGLAREHFKVFQPLADAPPPQEAINLVAVESAWARELMMQGAPLVHRLPGRAGWELRFVVQGGLRILDKIEDLGFDTFSQRPKITRFDAPLLAWRALRMRRQWPPMKALHR; translated from the coding sequence ATGGACGATGGCGGAGGCGTGCCGCGCCTCGCGGACAATCGCCGCGTGTCCGCACCATCCCCCACCGCCGCGCCCCCCGCGCACTACGAAAACTTTCCCGTGGCCTCCTGGCTGTGCCCGCCGCATCTGCGCGCGCCGATCGCCGCGATCTACCACTTCGCCCGCACCGCCGACGACATCGCCGACGAGGGCGATGCCTCCCCCGACGAGCGGCTCGCCGACCTGCATGCCTACCGGCAGGAGCTCGCCGCCGCGGCGCAGGGCGGCGTGCGCGCCGATTCGCGCTGGCCGCAGGTGTTCGCGCCGCTGGTGCACGAGATGGCGCGCTTCTCGCTGCCCGAGGCGCTGCTCGCCGACCTGCTGAGCGCCTTCGTGCAGGACATCGAGAAGACCCGCGACCGCGGCAGCTACGCGGACCGCGCCGAGCTGCTCGACTACTGCCGCCGCTCCGCCAATCCGGTCGGCCGGCTGCTGCTGCACCTGTACGGCGTGCACGACCCGGAGGCGCTGGCACAGAGCGACGCGATCTGCAGCGCGCTGCAGCTGATCAATTTCTGGCAGGACCCGAGCGTGGACCTGCCGCGCGAGCGCTTCTATTTCCCGCTCGCCGACTGCGCACGGCGCGGCCTGGCGCGCGAGCACTTCAAGGTATTCCAGCCGCTGGCCGACGCGCCGCCGCCGCAGGAGGCGATCAACCTGGTCGCGGTCGAGAGCGCCTGGGCGCGCGAACTCATGATGCAGGGCGCACCGCTGGTGCACCGGCTGCCGGGCCGCGCGGGCTGGGAACTGCGCTTCGTGGTCCAGGGCGGGCTGCGCATCCTCGACAAGATCGAGGATCTGGGCTTCGACACCTTCTCGCAGCGCCCGAAGATCACCCGGTTCGACGCGCCCCTGCTCGCCTGGCGCGCGCTGCGGATGCGGAGACAATGGCCGCCCATGAAAGCGCTCCATCGATGA